One Acanthochromis polyacanthus isolate Apoly-LR-REF ecotype Palm Island chromosome 6, KAUST_Apoly_ChrSc, whole genome shotgun sequence DNA segment encodes these proteins:
- the LOC127534403 gene encoding uncharacterized protein LOC127534403, protein MFKTVFVLFTCSKLYLCCYLQVQNCICVVIYMFKTVFVLLFTCSKLYLCYLHVQNCICVVIYMFKTVFVLLFTCLKLYLCYLHVQNCICVVIYMFKTVFVLLFTCLKLYLCYLHVQNCICVVIYMFKTVFVLFTCSKLYLCCYLQVQNCICVVIYMFKTVFVLLFTCSKLYLCYLHVQNCICVVIYMFKTVFVLFTRTCLHCLLFISRLQNSLLTTRYLSFTASKSFYLMVSVQSSPSVHSSLNNNQTPASDLVSYFLFCVILSLVFVVLCLVVAFWLLIFVILCLICMFCVTVCHFVSYFWHFVSQFCHFVSSFCHFVPHFCHFVPHLCHFVSHFCHFVPHFCHFVSHFCHFVPHFCHFVSHFCHFVPHLCHFVSHFCHFVPHLCHFVSHFCHFVSHFCHFVSHFCHFVSCFCCFVSYFCCFVS, encoded by the exons atgtttaaaactgtatttgtgttatttacatgttcaaaactgtatttgtgttgttatttacaggttcaaaactgtatttgtgttgttatttacatgttcaaaactgtatttgtgttgttatttacatgttcaaaactgtatttgtgttatttacatgttcaaaactgtatttgtgttgttatttacatgttcaaaactgtatttgtgttgttatttacatgtttaaaactgtatttgtgttatttacatgttcaaaactgtatttgtgttgttatttacatgttcaaaactgtatttgtgttgttatttacatgtttaaaactgtatttgtgttatttacatgttcaaaactgtatttgtgttgttatttacatgtttaaaactgtatttgtgttatttacatgttcaaaactgtatttgtgttgttatttacaggttcaaaactgtatttgtgttgttatttacatgttcaaaactgtatttgtgttgttatttacatgttcaaaactgtatttgtgttatttacat gttcaaaactgtatttgtgttgttatttacatgtttaaaactgtatttgtgttgtttactAGAACATGTTTACATTGTTTACTGTTCATAAGCAGACTACAGAATTCTTTACTTACTACCAGGTATTTAAGTTTTACAGCTTCTAAAAGCTTTTATCTGATGGTTTCTGTTCAATCCTCACCATCAGTTCACAGCAGCCTCAACAACAATCAGACACCTGCGTCTGATTTAGTGtcttatttcttgttttgtgtcattttatctctagtttttgttgttctgtgtctcgttGTTGCCTTTTGGTtactgatttttgtcattttatgtctgatttgtatgttttgtgtcactgtgtgtcattttgtgtcttatttttggcattttgtgtctcaattctgtcattttgtgtctagtttttgtcattttgtgcctcatttctgtcattttgtgcctcatttatgtcattttgtgtctcatttctgtcattttgtgcctcatttctgtcattttgtgtctcatttctgtcattttgtgcctcatttctgtcattttgtgtctcatttctgtcattttgtgcctcatttatgtcattttgtgtctcatttttgtcattttgtgcctcatttatgtcattttgtgtctcatttttgtcattttgtgtctcatttctgtcattttgtgtctcatttctgtcattttgtgtcttgtttttgttgttttgtgtcttatttttgttgtttcgtgtcttaa